In the genome of Chlamydia trachomatis A/HAR-13, one region contains:
- a CDS encoding ABC transporter permease, whose product MLSYIKRRLLFNLLSLWVVVTLTFFIIKTIPGDPFNDENGNILSPETLALLKNRYGLDKPLFTQYLIYLKCLLTLDFGESLIYKDRTVISIIAAALPSSAILGLESLCLSLFGGITLGILAAFYKKSCGRTIFFSSVIQISVPAFVIGAFLQYVFAIKYSCLPIACWGNFSHTLLPSIALAIAPMAFITQLTCASVSANLKKDYVLLAYAKGLSPFKVLIKHILPYALFPVISYSAFLITTLMTGTFSIENLFCIPGLGKWFICSIKQRDYPITLGLSVFYGAFFMLTSLCCDLLQAWIDPQIRYSYGKERSK is encoded by the coding sequence ATGCTCAGCTACATAAAGAGGCGGCTGTTGTTTAATTTGCTTTCTTTATGGGTAGTAGTGACTCTAACGTTTTTTATTATTAAGACGATCCCCGGAGATCCTTTTAATGATGAAAACGGAAACATCCTTTCGCCAGAAACTTTAGCACTATTAAAGAATCGTTACGGGTTAGATAAGCCTTTATTCACCCAGTATCTTATCTATTTGAAATGTCTGCTAACACTAGATTTCGGGGAATCTCTTATCTACAAAGATCGTACTGTGATCAGTATTATTGCTGCCGCTCTTCCATCTTCCGCTATTCTTGGACTTGAAAGCTTGTGTTTATCCCTCTTCGGAGGCATTACTCTTGGAATTCTGGCAGCTTTCTATAAAAAAAGCTGCGGCCGAACTATTTTCTTTTCTTCTGTGATTCAGATATCAGTACCCGCCTTTGTTATAGGAGCCTTTTTACAATATGTTTTTGCTATAAAATATTCTTGTCTACCCATAGCTTGCTGGGGGAATTTCTCTCACACCTTATTGCCCTCAATAGCTTTAGCAATTGCTCCTATGGCATTCATTACTCAGCTAACCTGTGCCTCTGTTTCCGCCAATTTAAAAAAAGATTACGTCTTATTAGCTTACGCTAAAGGACTTTCTCCTTTTAAGGTGTTAATAAAACACATTTTGCCCTACGCTTTATTCCCTGTGATTTCGTACTCAGCTTTTCTTATAACAACTTTAATGACTGGAACCTTCTCTATAGAAAACCTTTTCTGCATCCCCGGTCTTGGGAAATGGTTCATTTGCAGTATTAAACAAAGAGACTACCCTATCACCTTAGGACTTTCTGTGTTTTACGGGGCCTTTTTCATGCTAACTTCACTTTGTTGCGACCTTCTGCAAGCGTGGATAGATCCACAAATTCGTTATTCTTATGGGAAAGAACGTTCTAAATAA
- a CDS encoding ABC transporter permease, with protein sequence MFRSSSSHTWRYIRTNKMLVLGCLTLAVLVLAATFLPYLYPDYERTFPEHALQSPSKAFPFGTDNLGRCMLARTLQGIRLSLLIAVSATIIDVCLGLLWSTLALASGKKVADIMSRITEILFSIPRIPVIILLLVIFNHGILPLILAMTITGWIPIARIIYGQFLLLENKEFVLSARALQASTFHILRKHLLPNSLGPIISTLIFTIPNAVYTEAFIGFLGLGIQPPYASLGTLVKEGIHSLAYHPWLFFIPSFFMIIVSVSFNCIGEGLRTKLLEENTLV encoded by the coding sequence ATGTTTCGATCTAGTTCGTCTCATACTTGGCGCTACATTCGTACAAACAAAATGCTTGTATTGGGCTGTCTAACTTTAGCTGTTTTGGTCCTAGCCGCAACATTTCTTCCCTACCTTTATCCTGATTACGAAAGAACTTTTCCCGAACATGCTCTTCAGTCTCCGAGCAAGGCGTTTCCTTTTGGAACAGATAATTTAGGCCGATGCATGTTGGCTCGAACTCTTCAAGGCATCCGGCTCTCTTTGCTCATCGCAGTCTCTGCTACAATTATTGACGTATGCTTGGGACTACTGTGGTCTACACTAGCTCTTGCCAGTGGAAAAAAAGTGGCAGATATTATGAGCCGGATTACAGAAATTTTGTTTTCTATTCCGCGCATTCCTGTCATTATTCTTTTATTAGTTATTTTTAATCACGGAATCCTTCCCCTTATTTTAGCAATGACAATAACTGGCTGGATTCCTATAGCTCGTATTATTTATGGTCAGTTTTTACTGTTAGAAAATAAAGAGTTTGTGTTGTCTGCTCGAGCTTTACAAGCATCAACGTTTCATATTTTAAGAAAACATCTCCTTCCCAATTCTCTAGGGCCAATTATTTCTACTTTAATTTTTACAATCCCTAATGCTGTATACACAGAAGCTTTCATCGGTTTCCTTGGACTGGGAATACAACCTCCTTACGCCAGTCTGGGGACTCTTGTAAAAGAAGGCATTCATTCTTTAGCTTACCATCCTTGGCTCTTCTTTATACCTTCGTTTTTTATGATCATTGTCTCTGTAAGTTTTAATTGTATAGGAGAAGGTCTACGAACCAAATTGTTAGAGGAAAATACTCTTGTCTGA
- a CDS encoding ABC transporter ATP-binding protein yields the protein MSEDLLKIDNLVVSVKDSNQRLVNHLSLTIKRCQSMALVGENGSGKTTVSKAVLGFLPDNCYIQSGRILYSSTDITRLSRRQLQTIRGKKIATIFQNAMGTLTPSMRVGAQIVETLRYHFDMSKEEAFSKARELLESVHIESPDRCLQLYPFELSGGMCQRVSIAIALATNPELIIADEPSTALDSISQAQVLRVLTQIHQNHSTALLLITHNLALVSELCEEMAIIRYGEIVEQGPVQELLHSPSHPYTQQLIRAIPKIPSPSYLSPKEPLATTAY from the coding sequence TTGTCTGAAGATTTATTAAAAATTGATAATCTAGTCGTCTCCGTAAAAGATTCCAATCAACGATTAGTCAATCACTTGTCGCTCACTATCAAGCGATGCCAAAGTATGGCACTTGTAGGAGAAAATGGTTCGGGGAAAACAACCGTTTCTAAAGCAGTTTTGGGGTTTCTCCCCGATAATTGTTACATCCAATCTGGAAGAATCCTTTACTCCAGCACAGATATTACACGCTTATCTCGTAGACAACTTCAAACAATCCGCGGGAAGAAAATCGCAACTATTTTCCAAAATGCCATGGGAACCCTGACTCCTTCTATGCGTGTAGGAGCTCAAATTGTAGAAACCCTAAGATATCATTTCGATATGTCTAAAGAAGAAGCTTTCTCTAAAGCAAGAGAACTGCTTGAGAGTGTACACATCGAATCTCCTGATCGATGCCTACAATTATATCCCTTTGAGCTTAGCGGTGGCATGTGTCAACGAGTTAGCATTGCTATTGCTCTGGCAACCAATCCGGAACTCATTATTGCAGATGAACCTTCAACAGCGCTAGATTCTATATCCCAGGCTCAGGTATTGCGTGTACTGACACAAATTCACCAAAACCATTCTACAGCTCTACTACTCATCACTCATAATTTAGCTTTAGTATCTGAACTGTGTGAAGAAATGGCCATTATACGCTATGGGGAGATCGTTGAGCAAGGTCCTGTGCAAGAGCTACTGCACTCTCCGTCTCATCCTTATACCCAGCAACTGATCCGCGCTATTCCTAAAATTCCTAGTCCTAGCTATCTTTCACCTAAAGAACCTCTTGCAACAACCGCGTATTAA
- a CDS encoding ABC transporter ATP-binding protein codes for MSTLVSIKDLSLTIRKQPILRNVHLEICRGECLTIVGASGSGKTSLALAILGLLPPDAQDSIDFHLPPKTPRTKAVQMIWQDVYSSLNPMMTVQEIIAEPLHIMGGLSKSQQQEEIAHALKLVHLPKSFLSLRPNKLSGGQRQRVAIARALVCKPELIICDEPLSALDTMNQKLILDLFQTIKNQYNNTFLFITHDMSAAYTLADKIAVMDRGYLVEIASKQEIFSSPKHIKTRGLLDAIPAFTFSF; via the coding sequence ATGTCTACGTTAGTTTCTATTAAAGATCTTTCTCTTACTATTCGCAAACAACCTATTTTGAGAAACGTGCATCTTGAAATATGTCGAGGAGAATGCCTAACAATAGTCGGAGCAAGTGGATCTGGGAAAACCTCTCTAGCTTTAGCGATTTTGGGATTACTGCCTCCAGATGCTCAAGACTCGATCGATTTTCATCTTCCTCCAAAAACTCCAAGAACTAAAGCGGTGCAGATGATTTGGCAAGATGTCTATAGCAGTCTCAATCCCATGATGACTGTTCAAGAAATCATTGCCGAACCACTACACATCATGGGGGGTCTTTCTAAAAGCCAACAGCAAGAAGAAATTGCTCATGCATTGAAACTGGTTCATCTTCCTAAATCATTTTTATCTTTACGCCCTAATAAACTAAGCGGAGGGCAACGGCAACGCGTAGCTATAGCAAGGGCTTTGGTGTGTAAACCGGAATTAATTATCTGCGATGAACCTCTATCCGCATTAGATACTATGAACCAAAAATTGATTCTTGATTTATTTCAAACGATTAAGAATCAATATAACAATACTTTTTTATTCATCACTCACGATATGTCTGCTGCTTACACTTTAGCTGACAAAATAGCTGTTATGGACCGTGGATATTTAGTAGAAATAGCTTCTAAACAAGAGATCTTTTCCTCACCTAAACATATAAAAACTCGTGGGCTTCTTGATGCTATTCCAGCTTTTACTTTCTCTTTTTGA
- a CDS encoding DUF1186 family protein — MTMEISHILEDLVYDNGVLPREAIEAAIVKHHQITPYLLKILEEAIDHVSDIIDDDCYQGHLYAMYLLAQFRETRALPLIIKLFSFEQDIPHAIAGDVLTEDLSRILASVCDDVALIQELIETPHVNPYVQAAAISSLVALVGVHKLSRETAIRYFGELLNYRLEKKPSFAWDSLVASICALYPKELFYPISKAFSAGLIDTSFISMEDVETIIHEESIDSCLKEVLSSTDLINDTLEEMEKWLERFPFES; from the coding sequence TTGACGATGGAAATCTCCCATATTTTGGAAGATCTCGTTTACGACAACGGGGTTCTTCCTAGAGAAGCCATAGAAGCTGCGATCGTCAAGCATCACCAAATCACTCCTTATTTACTCAAGATTTTGGAAGAAGCTATTGATCATGTGTCTGATATCATTGATGACGACTGCTATCAAGGCCATCTTTATGCTATGTACCTTTTAGCGCAATTTCGAGAAACTCGTGCTCTTCCGCTCATTATTAAGTTATTCTCTTTTGAGCAGGATATCCCTCATGCAATTGCTGGGGATGTGCTTACAGAAGATCTCTCCCGAATCTTAGCCAGTGTTTGTGATGACGTTGCTCTTATCCAAGAACTCATTGAAACCCCTCACGTAAATCCTTATGTGCAAGCCGCAGCCATTTCTAGTTTAGTGGCTCTCGTCGGCGTCCACAAGCTTTCCAGAGAAACAGCTATTCGTTATTTCGGAGAATTACTTAATTATCGGCTAGAAAAAAAGCCTTCCTTTGCTTGGGATAGTCTTGTTGCTTCCATTTGCGCTCTTTATCCTAAAGAACTTTTTTATCCTATTAGCAAAGCTTTTTCAGCTGGTCTGATAGATACATCTTTTATCAGTATGGAAGATGTAGAAACCATTATTCACGAAGAATCCATTGATTCTTGCTTAAAAGAAGTCCTCTCCTCCACAGATCTTATCAACGACACTTTAGAAGAGATGGAGAAATGGTTAGAAAGATTTCCTTTTGAGTCATAG
- a CDS encoding anion permease codes for MNKHKRFLSLVLLTFILLGIWFCPHSDLIDSKAWHLFAIFTTTIIGIIVQPAPMGAIVIMGISLLLVTKTLTLDQALSGFHSPITWLVFLSFSIAKGVIKTGLGERVAYFFVKILGKSPLGLSYGLVLTDFLLAPAIPSLTARAGGILFPVVMGLSESFGSSVEKGTEKLLGSFLIKVAYQSSVITSAMFLTAMAGNPIISALASHSGVTLTWAIWAKTAILPGIISLACMPFVLFKLFPPQITSCEEAVATAKTRLKEMGPLNQGERIILLIFSLLISLWTFGDSIGISATTTTFIGLSLLILTNILDWQKDVLSNTTAWETFVWFGALIMMASFLSAFGFIHFVGDSVIGSVQGLSWKIGFPILFLIYFYSHYLFASNTAHIAAMYPIFLTVSISLGANPMFAALALAFASNLFGGLTHYGSGPAPLYFGSHFVSVQEWWRSGFILSIVNLTIWLGLGSWWWYCLGLIR; via the coding sequence ATGAATAAACACAAACGCTTCTTATCGCTCGTACTCTTAACATTTATCCTTCTCGGAATTTGGTTCTGCCCGCATTCTGATCTCATCGACTCCAAAGCGTGGCACTTATTTGCGATATTTACTACGACTATTATCGGAATCATTGTACAACCCGCTCCTATGGGAGCCATTGTTATCATGGGCATTTCTCTTCTGCTTGTGACCAAAACATTAACTCTAGATCAAGCTTTGTCCGGATTTCATAGCCCTATTACTTGGCTTGTATTTCTTTCGTTTTCCATAGCAAAAGGCGTGATTAAAACAGGTCTTGGAGAGCGAGTTGCTTACTTCTTTGTAAAAATATTGGGTAAAAGTCCTTTAGGATTGAGCTATGGCTTAGTTCTTACAGACTTTTTATTAGCACCGGCAATCCCTAGTTTGACAGCTCGCGCTGGAGGCATTCTTTTCCCTGTTGTTATGGGATTATCAGAGTCTTTCGGTAGTTCTGTAGAAAAAGGCACGGAAAAACTTCTCGGATCTTTTTTAATCAAAGTAGCTTATCAAAGCTCTGTAATTACAAGTGCTATGTTTTTAACTGCTATGGCTGGAAACCCTATTATTTCTGCCTTAGCAAGTCATTCTGGAGTAACGTTAACATGGGCAATTTGGGCTAAAACCGCAATCCTTCCAGGGATTATTAGCTTAGCCTGTATGCCTTTTGTACTCTTTAAACTATTCCCACCACAAATAACTAGCTGTGAAGAAGCTGTAGCAACTGCCAAAACTCGCTTAAAAGAAATGGGACCTTTAAATCAAGGCGAACGCATTATTCTTTTAATCTTTTCTCTTTTAATATCTTTATGGACTTTCGGAGATTCCATCGGCATCTCAGCAACAACCACAACATTTATAGGACTATCCCTACTCATTCTTACGAATATTCTTGATTGGCAAAAAGATGTTCTTTCTAACACTACTGCATGGGAAACCTTTGTCTGGTTCGGAGCTTTAATTATGATGGCTTCCTTCCTAAGCGCTTTTGGGTTTATTCATTTTGTAGGAGATTCTGTTATTGGGAGCGTTCAAGGTCTATCTTGGAAAATAGGGTTCCCTATACTCTTTCTTATTTATTTCTACTCTCACTATCTATTTGCGAGTAATACAGCACATATTGCAGCCATGTACCCTATCTTTCTTACAGTATCCATCTCCTTAGGCGCGAATCCTATGTTTGCTGCCTTAGCCTTAGCTTTTGCTAGTAATTTATTCGGAGGACTCACACACTACGGATCTGGTCCAGCTCCGTTATACTTTGGATCCCATTTCGTCTCCGTGCAAGAATGGTGGCGCTCTGGCTTTATTCTTAGCATAGTCAATCTAACCATTTGGTTGGGATTAGGAAGTTGGTGGTGGTACTGTTTAGGATTAATTCGCTAA
- a CDS encoding diphosphate--fructose-6-phosphate 1-phosphotransferase — MSSNKHASLCQKTPSLCRELQKAPALLLTEDIRFKALLNERIDSVAELFPCTYNSPYYKFISKSDLSAETSPLKVGVMLSGGPAPGGHNVILGLLHSIKKLHPDSQLLGFIRNGEGLLNNNTVEITDEFIEEFRNSGGFNCIGTGRTNIITEENKARCLQTANELDLDGLVIIGGDGSNTATAILAEYFAKHQAKTVLVGVPKTIDGDLQHLFLDLTFGFDTATKFYSSIISNISRDTLSCKGHYHFIKLMGRSSSHITLECALQTHPNIALIGEEIAEKSISLETLIHDICETIADRAAMGKYHGVILIPEGVIEFIPEIQSLVKEIESIPEQENLYQALSLSSQQLLCQFPEDICHQLLYNRDAHGNVYVSKISVDKLLIHLVRQHLETHFRQVPFNAISHFLGYEGRSGTPTHFDNVYSYNLGYGAGVLVFNRCNGYLSTIEGLTSPIEKWRLRALPIVRMLTTKQGKDSKHYPLIKKRLVDIASPVFNKFSLYRKIWALEDSYRFVGPLQIHSPEDAHSDDFPPLILFLNHNEWQKRCSICLEIPDQDY, encoded by the coding sequence ATGTCGTCGAATAAACATGCTTCTCTTTGTCAAAAGACGCCTTCTTTGTGTCGGGAGCTTCAAAAAGCTCCTGCTCTTCTATTAACAGAAGACATAAGGTTTAAAGCTCTTCTTAATGAACGCATTGACTCTGTTGCAGAACTATTTCCATGCACTTATAACTCTCCCTACTACAAATTTATTTCGAAGTCCGATCTTTCCGCTGAGACCTCTCCCCTTAAAGTGGGCGTTATGCTTTCTGGAGGCCCAGCTCCTGGTGGGCACAATGTCATCTTAGGATTGCTACACAGTATTAAAAAGCTCCATCCGGATAGTCAGCTTTTAGGATTTATTCGCAATGGAGAAGGACTTCTCAATAATAATACTGTAGAAATCACAGATGAATTCATTGAAGAGTTTCGTAACTCTGGAGGCTTTAATTGCATAGGAACAGGTCGCACTAATATCATAACCGAAGAAAACAAAGCGCGCTGTTTACAAACAGCAAATGAACTCGATTTAGATGGATTAGTGATTATTGGAGGCGATGGTTCGAATACAGCCACGGCGATTCTTGCTGAATATTTTGCTAAGCATCAAGCAAAAACGGTATTAGTTGGTGTTCCTAAAACTATTGATGGAGATTTGCAGCACCTATTTTTAGACCTCACATTTGGGTTTGATACTGCTACTAAATTTTATTCATCCATCATCAGCAACATTTCTAGAGACACATTATCGTGTAAAGGCCATTATCATTTTATTAAACTAATGGGTCGGTCTTCTTCTCATATCACGCTAGAATGCGCACTACAGACTCACCCAAATATTGCTCTTATAGGCGAAGAGATTGCAGAAAAAAGCATCTCCTTAGAAACATTAATCCATGATATTTGTGAAACAATAGCAGATCGAGCTGCTATGGGGAAATACCATGGCGTTATTCTCATCCCTGAAGGAGTCATTGAGTTTATTCCTGAAATACAGTCTCTGGTTAAAGAAATTGAATCCATTCCAGAGCAGGAGAATCTTTACCAAGCTTTATCCTTATCTTCTCAGCAACTTTTATGCCAATTTCCGGAAGATATTTGCCATCAGCTCTTGTATAATAGAGATGCTCATGGCAACGTCTATGTATCAAAAATTAGTGTTGATAAACTTCTGATTCATCTAGTTCGTCAACATTTAGAAACACATTTTAGACAAGTTCCCTTCAATGCAATCTCCCATTTTTTAGGTTATGAAGGGCGTTCAGGAACTCCTACACATTTTGATAATGTGTATAGCTATAACTTAGGATATGGTGCTGGGGTTCTCGTTTTTAACCGCTGTAATGGGTATTTATCCACGATCGAAGGTCTAACTAGCCCTATTGAAAAATGGCGATTGCGCGCTTTACCCATTGTTCGAATGTTGACGACCAAGCAGGGGAAAGACAGTAAACATTATCCTCTGATAAAAAAAAGATTGGTAGATATTGCTAGTCCTGTTTTTAATAAGTTCTCACTGTATCGGAAAATCTGGGCTTTAGAAGACTCCTATCGCTTTGTAGGGCCATTACAAATACATTCTCCGGAGGATGCTCATTCTGATGATTTTCCTCCTTTAATTTTGTTTTTGAATCATAATGAATGGCAAAAACGCTGTTCTATTTGTTTAGAAATCCCCGATCAGGATTATTAA
- a CDS encoding alpha/beta hydrolase: MDITKELPFIMMQQPHYFPHSKKIFEIPLLDNVTSLGVLHIPHSQEKTFPLVIVLHGLASSKIGTKRSYLHLANQLVQEGIGVLRVDLPGHGDSEGFIHEFSLTDYIQASQKIIQFGFSLPQANHSVALFGSSLGGSLSLLNLPYFPEIQHAAIWTPTIQGALWLEDTMQSMSPSLQLPPDNFSYQGIPLGKKFCSQFIELDTVDALSKITQEVSILYLQGEDDAVVSLRHQALFAKTFTGKASYRIYPKMTHQLCIYSEAFQDLVDWLKHQLLGTPWSYSL, encoded by the coding sequence ATGGATATAACTAAAGAGCTTCCCTTCATTATGATGCAACAACCTCATTACTTCCCTCATTCAAAAAAGATCTTTGAAATACCTCTATTAGATAATGTGACTTCTCTAGGGGTTCTGCATATTCCTCACTCTCAAGAAAAAACCTTTCCTCTTGTTATCGTGTTGCATGGGTTAGCTTCTAGCAAAATTGGAACCAAACGTTCCTATCTCCATCTAGCTAATCAACTAGTACAAGAAGGTATCGGAGTATTACGAGTTGATCTCCCAGGGCATGGTGATTCGGAAGGATTTATCCATGAATTTTCCCTTACCGATTATATTCAAGCCTCTCAAAAAATCATTCAGTTTGGTTTTTCTCTGCCCCAAGCCAATCATTCTGTTGCCTTGTTTGGCTCGTCTTTAGGAGGTAGCTTATCCCTACTGAACCTTCCCTACTTCCCAGAGATTCAACATGCTGCTATTTGGACTCCTACAATCCAAGGGGCTTTATGGTTAGAAGACACTATGCAGTCTATGTCGCCCTCTCTCCAACTCCCCCCTGATAATTTTTCTTATCAAGGTATTCCTCTTGGGAAAAAATTCTGCTCACAATTTATCGAGCTCGATACCGTAGATGCGCTTTCCAAAATCACGCAAGAAGTTTCTATTCTTTACTTACAAGGCGAAGACGATGCCGTTGTATCCTTACGTCATCAAGCTCTTTTTGCAAAAACTTTCACAGGCAAAGCTTCCTATCGCATATATCCTAAAATGACTCATCAGCTTTGCATATACTCCGAAGCTTTTCAAGACCTTGTCGATTGGCTAAAACATCAATTATTGGGCACACCGTGGAGCTACTCTCTGTAA
- a CDS encoding diphosphate--fructose-6-phosphate 1-phosphotransferase, which translates to MELLSVNKSYFELQRLHYRPDTLSLLNSLCSMHIQEKPSSEPASDLLAKHIPHLCALPDLTLQKDAPSSSEPLRIGVLLSGGQAPGGHNVVIGLFEGLRVFNKETKLFGFIKGPLGLIRGLYKDLDISVIYDYYNAGGFDMLSSSREKIKTKEQKNAILATVKKMKLHGLLIVGGDNSNTDTAMLAEYFIEHNCPTAVIGVPKTIDGDLKNAWIETPLGFHTSCRTYSEMIGNLEKDVLSTRKYHHFVKLMGEQASHSTLECGLQTLPNITLIGEEVAVQYASLQSLSLSIAQGLIERFHRGKDYSTILIPEGLIKQIPDTKRLIQELNTLIAEGQFSVHNLDQQLSPMAIETFSSLPENIQDQLLLDRDSYGNIRVSKITIEELLASLVSKEISKLEPTMSFSPVTHFLGYESRASFPSNFDSNYGLALGIAASLFLVRGKTGYMVTIGNLAEAYTEWTIAATPLYKMMHLEKRFNQETPVIKTDSVSPDAPMAKYLHKMKEICLLEDSYRFPGPLQYFEEQALVDQRPLTLLWEKGKLSENNATKF; encoded by the coding sequence GTGGAGCTACTCTCTGTAAATAAGAGCTACTTTGAACTACAAAGACTACACTATCGTCCAGATACTCTGAGTCTATTGAATAGCTTGTGTTCGATGCATATTCAGGAAAAGCCTTCTTCCGAACCGGCTTCAGATTTGCTAGCTAAGCATATTCCTCACCTATGTGCTCTCCCAGACCTCACTCTTCAAAAAGATGCTCCTTCTTCTTCTGAGCCTTTACGTATCGGAGTTTTACTGTCAGGAGGACAGGCTCCTGGCGGTCATAACGTAGTCATCGGATTATTTGAAGGATTACGCGTCTTTAATAAAGAAACAAAGCTCTTCGGTTTTATTAAAGGCCCTCTTGGACTTATTCGAGGATTATATAAGGATCTAGATATCTCTGTTATCTATGATTATTACAATGCTGGAGGGTTTGATATGCTCTCTTCTAGCAGAGAAAAAATCAAAACAAAAGAACAGAAGAACGCTATTCTTGCTACAGTAAAAAAAATGAAACTCCACGGTCTGCTCATTGTAGGAGGAGATAACTCCAATACAGACACTGCAATGCTAGCAGAATATTTTATCGAGCATAATTGCCCTACAGCAGTTATTGGTGTCCCTAAGACTATCGACGGGGATTTAAAAAACGCTTGGATAGAAACTCCTTTAGGATTTCATACATCTTGCCGCACTTATTCTGAAATGATCGGAAATTTGGAAAAAGATGTTCTTTCTACTCGCAAATACCATCATTTTGTCAAATTGATGGGTGAACAAGCTTCTCACAGTACGTTGGAATGCGGTCTTCAGACACTGCCTAATATTACCCTAATAGGAGAAGAAGTTGCTGTTCAATATGCCTCTTTACAAAGCTTAAGTCTTAGTATTGCTCAAGGGTTGATCGAGCGCTTTCATAGAGGGAAAGACTACAGTACTATTCTCATTCCTGAAGGCTTAATCAAACAAATCCCTGATACAAAACGATTAATCCAAGAATTGAACACTTTAATTGCTGAAGGACAATTTTCTGTTCATAATTTGGACCAACAATTATCCCCAATGGCTATCGAAACTTTCTCTTCTCTTCCAGAAAATATTCAAGACCAATTACTTCTAGATCGAGATTCTTATGGGAATATTCGGGTATCTAAAATTACCATTGAAGAGCTTTTAGCTTCTTTAGTTAGCAAAGAAATCTCTAAGCTTGAACCTACAATGTCCTTTTCTCCTGTAACACATTTTCTAGGATACGAATCTCGAGCAAGTTTCCCTTCTAATTTTGATTCCAATTATGGTTTAGCATTAGGAATAGCTGCTTCTCTCTTCTTAGTAAGAGGGAAAACAGGGTATATGGTCACGATAGGCAATCTAGCAGAAGCTTATACCGAATGGACCATCGCAGCGACTCCTTTATACAAAATGATGCACTTAGAAAAACGGTTCAATCAAGAGACTCCAGTAATCAAAACAGATTCTGTATCTCCAGATGCCCCTATGGCAAAATATTTACATAAAATGAAAGAGATCTGTTTATTAGAGGATTCGTACCGATTCCCCGGACCGTTACAATATTTCGAAGAACAAGCTCTTGTTGATCAGCGTCCACTAACATTACTTTGGGAAAAAGGAAAATTATCGGAGAATAACGCGACAAAATTCTAA